gtagttgaagttcactgtaactggacaatttgtgtaaACTGTTCgcgcatcccacggatacgcacTCATAGGCGTCTTGcttaaaattttattaacatCATTCTTCATGAAcaacaatttcttttctttcacatTATTTCTGAGGGCTCGTCCACACTAAtgcgttttcgaaaacctccgGATATGCGCAGAtatccagatactcggatttcctatcgccgatgcttactaatacagggatatttttgcacggtttaaaactatccggagaaagtagatcttaataagtactcttggtattcaaaaagaaaattggggctaaccatgcatttttgagagataattaagcttcaatttgaaaaagaacgccatacattgctttgtattttaaagctttttccaaatattattcatgaattttctttgaaaaatgcgtggttactcccaattttaatttcgttttggatttcaataacacttgttaagatctacatttcctgcataatcacataccgaggcaaaaatatctttaattagtaggcgccgtccttaaaaTCTACTATGTACActttccaaataaaattaagaGTCTTTACAAAACACCTTGGATGTCACTTCTGGAATGAAGTGAACTTAAGATGTAGATTTCAGTTTGCGTTTCCTTTAAGGATACTTAAAACACCGTTTATCTTTAAAGCGTGAACTATAGTCCGCTATTAGACATTCATTGCACCCATtcgatgaataaaaatataaataataatgataataataataataataataataataatatttacattattattattattattattactattattattattatgattattattattatttttaattaattaattaatttattttaacgCTTCTAATGACAATACTTACATTTACATggaggaaaaatgaaaacaacgtACAAGACATAAGGGGAAAATACAATGTTACAGCGTTTACAACTAACCCTAGAAAAGTTTTACAAAATTGACTACTATTTGCAaaactgcaaaacaaaacacGATACAACAAAAAGACATAAGAGGTCTGTCCTACCAACTAAAAGGTgctttgcatttgcatttgtttcTGCATCACTTTTGACTGTTGGAACTTTTGGAATTACTTAATAACAGCAAATTTATTTGTCCGAGGGGCAAAGTTTAAAAGGGCtccatttgtttttgaaggaggACATATTGTTGTTATTTGAGGCAATCTCTTTTTCAATTTGCCATGGAGTTCATAACGGTTTGTATATAAACCTGTAGCACAGGGTTGCAGTTATTTAACTTACATGTGAAAATACATCGTTTGGCGATAAGGAAAACGTGATGTAGTAATAAATCAGAGATATTATCAATTAGTCCAAGACAGATAAGAGGAGAGAAGGCTATGGATTTGTTTAAGGTGGTGTTTTGAGTTATCCATTGACAAATGTCTTTCCAGTGTTTTTGGGTGTAATTGCAATACCAGAACAAGTGGGCAAGGGTTTCAGTAAATTCCCCGCAGAAAGAGCAGGAGTCTGTTTGTTTTAAGCCGATTTTAAAGAGGAAGTCGTTTGTTGCTATTCGTGTGTGGAGGAACATGAATTGGAACACTCGTAACTTTGTTTCTGTTGTACACAGAAAGGGGAGGCGGTATGTATTCTCCCAGTTCACGTTCGCATTTCCTATTATATTTTCCTTAGACAGCCAATTTCCCTGGCTTTTAAGAGGGGTGGTGGCCTTTTTTTCGATAATGGATTTGTAAACGGTTTTACAGGCTTTTTCTGAGGCTAATAATGTTTGCCCAAAGGTCTTAGTTTTGGGTTCTCTGTTAGGTTATTGAGAACACTTTTGCCTGAACAGTTTAACGGCTGATACTACCTTACAGAATTCTAGAAAGTTAGTCTTGATTTTATATTTAGCGGTAAATGCAGTATAGCTTAATACAGAATCTCCGTTCGTATCAAGGATGTCTTTAACATCTTTCACACCTGCGGTGAACCAAGATTTATACAGAATTGGCTTGTTCTCTATTCTTATGAGGGAGTTGTGCCAGATCTGAGCTGACGTGAAATCTAGATTGTTGTCCTTATAATTTAGGGTCGTCCAATATTCCATAATCTCAGCTAAAAATGGATCTCGCAGACTAAGTAAACGAACGTCTTTAGGGCTTAATTTTCCCCAGAAAACTAATTTCCCTCCAAATTGTGCTAGTtgatgattgaaaaaaaaacttccatTTCCCTGTATCTTGATCACATCTAAATAGCTTTTTACCCATTTCATTTTTAAGGCCTGGTTAAAACTAGCAATATCGATCATctttagccccccccccccctccttacTGTAATCGTTGATcatttctgttctttttattttgtccccTTTGTTGTCCCAAAGAAAATCGTATAACagagcgttaatttcctttatgACCCCTTTCGGTGTCGTAAACAATCTGAGATACTGCTAGAGCTTTTAGAATGGCAATTTTACCCATAAGTGTCAGTCTTCTGGCCGACCAGCTCCCGAGGATCTTTTTAATCTTTTCGATTTTCTCAGTAAAATTATTGTCAATATTGGCTGGCCTCGATGTCGAGAACCAAACTCCTAAGGCGTAGACCTTTCCCTCTGCCCAAAAGATAGGTTTACTCGAAGGAATAACAGCATTAGTATTCCTGTGTGAACCTATCCAGAGGGCTTCAGTTTTCTCATAGTTTGCTTTCAAACCTGATACATTTGCAAATATGTCTAGTACGTATAAAATTCTCGAAAAAGAGCGTTCTGAGCCATCTAAAATCATtgttgtgtcatctgcatattgaGACAGTTTACACTCTGAGTTACCCACTTTGATACCGCGAATTTCTATATCCCTTGTCAGAGCGTTATTCAAGATTTCAGCgcctaaaataaataaataggggGACAGTGGGCACCCCTGTCTTACTCCACGATGTAAAGAAAAGAAGTCGGATGCCCATCCATTGTTGAGGACACAGCTACGTATGTTCGTATAAAAACGTTTAACCCAGCTTACCAAGGATTTTCCAAAGTTAAAGTGTCTTAAGGCTTTTTCAAAATCGACAAATAACAGCAGGCCCGGGATTTGTTCCATATTTGTGTGGTTAATAATGCTCTCAATAAGTCTAATATTTTCTCCTATAaatctgtttttcaaaaaaccggtTTGATCATTATTTATTATGTTCGGCAAAAATTTCTTTATGCGGTTTGCTATGGATTTAGCTGCAATCTTGTAGTCGCAATTGAGAAGAGTTATAGGTCTCCAGTTCTTTAAAAGGTTAGCCGGCTTGTTCTTTTTTGGTAAGAGAGTAATTAGACCTCTTCTTTGAGAAATTGATAAACAACGTTTTTCATATGCACCATTTAGTGCATTAAGTAAGTAGCCTTCAATGTCTTCCCATCAGTCCCAGGAGTTTTGTCCGATGCTATAGTTTTTAGACTGTTTAGGCATTCCTCTTTTGTTAAGGGTCCTTCGCATTCTTCCTGCGCGTGTTGATCGAGTTTTGGAGTAGATTCTTCAGAGAAGAAAAAAGCGTCATGAGCAGAGATATCAGGCGCATGTGATGCATATAAGTTTTGATAGAAAGATTTTGCTTCTGTTAAGATTTCCTCATCTGTTTTGATGACGCTACCATTCTCAAGCTGAAGTTGCCTTATGGTTTTGGTATTAAAATGCCTTTTttccaagtttaaaaaatatttcgtgtttttttCTCCTTCGTTGTGCCATCGGGCTTTGGATCTTATCATGGCTCCTCGAGTTTGACGCTGGACAACGTTTTCTAACTgcaattttttaatttctaattCATTATATAAAGTGGTCTTGTTGGTTTCAGATACGTCATTTTCTTCCAGTTTCCTCTGTAGGGACGTTATGACAGACTCCATATTTGTTCCTGTTAACTTCATTTTGCCTCTCTTATGTTTTGCGTATTGTATTGACTTTGAACAAATTTGCATCTTCATTGTATCCCAGAGGAGCACGGCACGGAAATCACTGTTATTTTGGTATTCATTTGCAACTTCAGTGGTTGTTGTTTTTATCAAATTAATATATTCACTGTCTGATAGAAAAGACGTATTTAACTTCCAGAGGCCCGGGCCTCTGGGATTGGTATTGTTTGCAAGGTGGAGCGTTATCAAGGAATGGTCTGTTTTGTACCCTGGTAAATTAATATATTCACTGTCAAAACTCACTACAAGCCGACGGAAACTTTTCAATATACCCATTTTACCTCGTGCCACCCTCCGGGGGTAAAAAGAGGCTTTATCAAAGGCGAAGCAATACGACtgcttagaacaaactcttcaaaaacaacatttgaagagtgCCTCACAAACTTTAAACGACGCCTCGAAGCACGCGGGTATCCAAAAAACTATATAGAAAGTTTCCTGTCAGAGGTCAACTTTGACTCAAGACCATCGGCTCTTAATCcgcaaaaacataaaactgcagagagaatattgccttttgtcactacATACCATCCTGCGGTAAAGAAACTTAAACAAATCGTGATGGAAAGCTGGAGTTTCATAGAAAACCAGCCtctgctgaaaacaatttttacaaatcCTCCGATCATATCTTACAAAAAAGGTAAATCTCTAAAAGACATGCTTGTAAGAGCAAAACTATAATTTGAAGGCTCTGATAATGCGACgcaaccacaaaaaccacattgggagtccgtgtaggcctgtctctgctttttctttcaagtttgatATTTTCCAGACAGGCCCCGTCCCTCGTGGAACCACTCTAGCGTGCATAATCAGTTTATGCACTCAATACACAAATGTTTAGCGCACATTCTAAAGCTCATGAAAGGCTCTTAGCCTTTCCCTAACTAAAGGAATTCCAACACATGAGCGGATTGCTGTCCAAAACATTTGTGTGCGTTCTACTAGCCGTTTAGGCTAAATATGCAGCTAAAAACGCCTTCTAACTAACACAAGCTCAGCTTCACGACCATTTGGATCGAAAATACTGACACCCGATTGGCTGACATACCTTTTACAAAGAGCCAATAGGAGCAATGCAAACTCGATCCTAAACCGCAAGAATTAGGATATAAAATGGTCGGCAAACCGTCTTCTCAACGGAAACGGAATTGAGAAAACATCTCTACCTTTCCCTCAAACAATTTGCAACACTGTCTGTCTTCAAATAACAGCTGAAGAGACTCGCGAAGAGTCGAAACCGCCGGTCCTGTTGTAGCCACTGCAACTGTTGCAGCAACAATGTGCGATGACTCAAACACACAATACCTCTATCCCAGTAATGGTGAAGAGGAACTTGATACAGAAAACTTCGCACCACCGAAAACGCCAGACTACCGTCCAAACGAGGACGACGAAGAAATGCTAAACACATGACGAAAATGATACGGAGAGCAGCCCTCCGCGATCACAACCAAGACCAACCCTGCATTTACAGAGCCCGCCAAAGGGACACAGGGAAAACCGCCTACCAACGAGCTACAAGCCTAACAGCCCGCCAAAACCCAATTTGCCGAAGCGAGgccagaaaagaaaatacaCGGATCACAAAACCGTGGAGAACAAAATAGCAAAGACTGAAAACTCTATAAAACTATTAGAGGAACACCTAACAAATCGGACTTGTCCGAAATCTTTGCGATACACGGCGAAACCAAATATTACACCGGACGACATATTTGAAAAAGAACTAAAGGACAATAAGCTAGATGCTGAACAAAGCCTAGTATGCCTTAACTCGCTTTCACAAACGTAAGCTCGAAggccagaaaaagaaactaaggGCATTTTCACAACCTAATGCTCGCAGAAACAAATATGTGACAAGGCAACCTTTCAACGATTCGCAATCGGCGAACCACATTGAAAACCACAACAATGTAAACTTATCCGATTTGCAGAAACAGATTTCAGATTTGAAAAACATCGTTTTTTCACATGTACTTAAGAACTCTGCAAATAAACAGGATTAACATTATAACTGTGTGTTCTCTGAATCTACGTTAGCTGGCCAAAATACCAGCAAGGGTGTTTCTAAAAACAAACGGCGCAAAAAACGAAGAAACACATCTGGAAAAAGGCGGACAGCCAAAGAAAgggaattaaatgaaaaattccTTAGAAACCTTTCAACCCATCAGCTATCTGACGACCAGGTCAACGTGCTATCAAGGGGCCTCAAATTTATCCCACGCCCGTGACTAACAAAACCACAATCAGGCGACAACTCTTGAGGGATTTTGAACAATTCGCGAGAAGAATGCGCCTCCAATACATATTTCACGGACAAGACAAAGAACCACATCCTTTTCATGTCAAATCAAATTGGATGCCTCTGGTTCAACAATCCATTGCCCTTGAAAGCTATTTAGAAAGTGTCAAAGCACAACTTGCTGATATCAGAATCAATAAGCCCAAAAataatttgtcacgcaatgagATGGTAGCTttgaaagagctgaaaaataaCTCCACTATAAATCTCAAAAAAGCGGACAAAGGAACTACAACGGTCATCATgaacaaatcaaacaaaatacaGGAGGCTGAAGTGCAACTCGAGAACAGAGAGCACTATAAACTCCTTGAAGCACCGATGGTGAACACCACACAAACAAAGGTCAACCAGATCATTGACAAACTGCATCGGGGCAAACACATCgatgacatgactaaaaaatggcTTGCTCAAACCTCCAGCCCGCCTAGAATTCCTGTTTTCTACACGCTCACAAAAATCCACAAACCTGATCCGGTCGGAAGACCGATCATCTCAGGTTGTGACGGCCAAACTGAAAGAATATCCTCTTTTGTGGACACCTTGCTACAGCCTATCGCTAAAAACAACAATCCTACATAAAGGATACAACTGATTTCATCAGTTTTATAGAAAACACAAAGATAGGCCAAGACACGATTTTAGTAGCAATGGACGTTTCTAGcttatacacaaatataccacAAGAGGAGGGAATAGAAATAGTATGCAATGCATATGAGACGTTCCACAACAATGATCCTCCGATCCCCACACACTATTTAAGGGAAATGCTTGGTGTAATCCTAACAGAGAACTCATTTGAGTTCAATGGAAAAAATTATGTCCAAACACATGGTGTCGCAATGGGCACAAAAACAGCAGTGTCTTTTGCAAATATATTCATGGCGGAGATAGAGACAAATTtaatgcaacaaaacaataccaaGCCAAGAGAATGGAAACGTTACATTGATGACGTTTTCTCCCTTTGGGACTGTAATAGGAATGAAGTGGAACGTTTCATTGAACAGGCTAACACATTCCACCcaacaataaaattcacggCCGAAATATCAGAGAACGAAATTATTTTCCTGGATACAGTGGTATTCAAAGGAGAGAGATTCATAAAAGaatccatcctagacatcaaaaCTCACTACAAGCCGACGGAAACCACCCTCCGGGGGTAAAAAGAGGCTTTATCAAAGGCGAAGCAATACGACtgcttagaacaaactcttcaaaaacaacatttgaagagtgCCTCACAAACTTTAAACGACGCCTCGAAGCACGCGGGTATCCAAAAAACTATATAGAAAGTTTCCTGTCAGAGGTCAACTTTGACTCAAGACAATCGGCTCTTAATCcgcaaaaacataaaactgcagagagaatattgccttttgtcactacATACCATCCTGCGGTAAAGAAACTTAAACAAATCGTGATGGAAAGCTGGAGTTTCATAGAAAACCAGCCtctgctgaaaacaatttttacaaatcctccgatcatatcttacaaaagaggtaaatctctaaaaGACATGCTTGTAAGAGCAAAACTATAATTTAAAGGCTCTGATAATGCGACgcaaccacaaaaaccacattgggagtccgtgtaggcctgtctctgctttttctttcaagttttcatTGAACAGGCTAACACATTCCACCcaacaataaaattcacggCCAAAATATCGGAGAACGAAATTATTTTCCTTGATACAGTGGTATTCAAAGGAGAGAGATTCATAAAAGaatccatcctagacatcaaaaCTCACTACAAGCCGACGGAAACCTTTCAATATACCCATTTTACCTCGTGCCACCCTCCGGGAGTAAAAAGAGGCTTTATCAAAGGCGAAGCAATAAGACtgcttagaacaaactcttcaaaaacaacatttgaagagtgCCTCACAAACTTTAAACGACGCCTCGAAGCACGCGGGTATCCAAAAAACTATATAGAAAGTTTCCTGTCAGAGGTCACATTTGACTCAAGACAATCGGCTCTTAATCcgcaaaaacataaaactgcagagagaatattgccttttgtcactacATACAACCCTGCggtaaagaaacaaacaaatcgcGATGGAAAACTGGAGGTTCATAGAAAACCAGCCtctgctgaaaacaatttttacaaatcCTCCGATCATATCTTACAAAAAATAATGCGACGAaaccacaaaaaccacattGGGAGTCCCTGTAGGCCTgtctttgctttttctttcttattaggCTATTGTtggacttgtatttcctatttttttagccttccgaaattccaccaaaaaatcggcgatttttgaaagttttccgttggtcccccctttgctattttgtgaaaaatggccattttcaatacttttagaaaaagtgttatttctcgtctaataggtcttttttcatgcggttttttgcaaagttcaaatctacaatagtttagctttcgatccatactaattaggctattgtacgactggTATTTGCTATGTTTTAGGTcatccgaagttcgaccaaaaaatcagcgatttttgaaaattttctttggtcccccctttgctattttgtgaaaaatggccatttctcacccttttaaaaaaagtgttatttctcgtctaataggtcttttttcatgcggtgttttgcatagttcaaatctacaatagtttagctttcgatccatactagttaggccattgtacgacttgtatttcctatttttttagccttctgaagtttgaataaaaaatcggcgatttttgaaaattttcctttggtcccccctttgctat
The genomic region above belongs to Montipora capricornis isolate CH-2021 chromosome 5, ASM3666992v2, whole genome shotgun sequence and contains:
- the LOC138050171 gene encoding uncharacterized protein, whose protein sequence is MRLQYIFHGQDKEPHPFHVKSNWMPLVQQSIALESYLESVKAQLADIRINKPKNNLSRNEMVALKELKNNSTINLKKADKGTTTVIMNKSNKIQEAEVQLENREHYKLLEAPMVNTTQTKVNQIIDKLHRGKHIDDMTKKWLAQTSSPPRIPVFYTLTKIHKPDPVGRPIISGCDGQTERISSFVDTLLQPIAKNNNPT